The genomic interval gtttttttcccctgaaacaacagcaaatatattttttttttctcaaaaggGTTTCTACAAATACACGTCTAGATACATTCAACTACGGTCAGCTGAATATTTTAGCATGGCGCAGTTTGCTGAagtgctaagctaaagctactATGTTTAATCTCAAttttgatatgacttgttgataaTTCAGCTTGTAACATATTTCAGAGCACTTCCATGTGGGTCCGGATAAAAGCTCTAACATTTGGAATCAGATCAGGACATCCTTAATTGAAACTGCCAATAAAATAAGATACTATTGTGAATTAAATGGTAGAAGaagtaaacagatttttttttcatgatgcaAAAAGCTAAAGCTGATGGATGACATACGCTTGAGATTTTTTGAAAGGATGGAGACAAATGTTGAAGGAGTGGATCTTTACAAACATGGAGACTACAAAGAGACAGCAGACAGACAGTGGTCTGGCAGCAGATTAGAAAAGCAAAGTAACTACGCTATCATTATTGTAGGAGACAGTTCAGAAGATACGACTTGACATTCTCAGCTTGAAACGACTTAAGATGAGAATGTatgaaaaatgctaatttaaaaaaaataccaccGTGAGATAtcaccatttttttaaatgttgtttaacaCCTTTTGTCAGATGAAGacctttatatatttttttatgaaatggtAAGCCATTTGTAAGGAAGCCTTACCAAATGGAATTTTTCCATAACCACAAACACAACAATTTACAGAACATTTATAAATTCTACCTTTTTATCTACTTTATgcgtttcattttttattatgaatATCACGAAACTATTATTCCTTGGTTCCATTTTATGGCAATTCTGGTAATTTCAATTCCTGTGGTGTAGCAGCAGAGATTtgttacaaaacaaacactgtgTTAGTCTCACAGAAAAGCAACTACATTGAATAAATGTATAACATCTTGCTTAGCAAAGCAGCAATAAATGAATTTGACGAATAAGCAGAATcagaaatagaaatgaaaattatAAAAGCATTCACCGAAGTCAGtgaaacatttgattaaaacaaagTGACCTCTGCGTCCAAGACTTTAAAGTGCTATAACGTTGACAAGCGAGGGCAGTAGATTTTTAGATTCTTAAAACTACAGACTTCAAACTCTACAGCAGGTCTTACTACTGGGTTAGAGATACagcttttcagaaaataaattcaatcataaagaaaaataaaacactaaatgtaTCCAGTCGGCTGCAGAAACTCATTCCTGCAGAGATTCGTCTGCAAGTCCCAATCATGCGACTTGACAAAAAACAGATAATCAAAGgcttcttttgtttaaaaagaagccTTTGacacttttattcttttaaatgctAACACTACCCACACACAGGTTTCTCTAAAGGAACTAAGATTTTGCAGCACAATCTTAGCCACAGCTGATGATAGTTACACTCCATTATTAAAGCACAAAACCCATCCTTCTCCCAACACGAGAGAATAATGCAGACAAGTGTCTTCTTGTCTGCTGGTTTCCATAACTtccctttttcattttcactaacatcatttgatcaaaattatcccacaacataaaataatatctgAATGGAATGAGCTCCAATGTGGCCTTTAGGTAGGGcagcaattttaaaacaaataaaaattagcagctgaaaaaaaaaatcatacagcAATAATTTCTCACAATgaattactttattaaaaatagaacatAGAAAGTAAAGAAAGATCAAGAAGAATCAGAACATCGTGCAGCATCAAGAAAACGACAAACCCAAACTTCAAAGATGGCTGAGAGTCGCACTAACGTAGCCTTTATCACTCCTTTAAGCATTCCTTTCATTTAGAGGATGACCTtccaattaaaatcacactcAGATGCAAATTTTCACATGAGTGAAAAATCTACAGCTAAGTTATGAACTTTTAAGATcaaaaaaagtttcttcaacctgattagtttttctttttttatgccaGTGATGGAGGTTCTCACGGCTCAACCAAAACATGCAGCAACAGTGTGGATTTCTGACCAATACACccactgaaaacaaatgcatgccaaCTATATAATGTTAGTTATTACAGGTTTAATACCCACCTACACTCCAAGCTGAGGTCAACATTGGAGAACTGTGTTAAGTCACTAAACAAAGTTTTGGTTATCTGAAGATACCAGAAGCAGCTTGCTCGATAAAAACAAGGACAACCCTAGCTGTGCGAGTAGCACGTTCAGGTTCATGACCGTTGCAATGTTTTAATCCACACTGCACAAGTATTACTTGTTTGGAGTGGCTGGCTCTAcgctttgcaaaaaaaacaacaacaaaaaaaaccacacactgCAGTAGTGTTACCTACACTTGTAAATCTTCATTTAAACAGACCAAAGTGGAGACGTTTAGCTCTAAAACTCACACCCAGCATGGTGGTGAAGAGACGATGTTTGTTCTTGTTATTTCAACCACTGGGGACCCTGCAGTCACTGACGGAGAAGATAAGGTATTCTAGACTCAAATGTGAAGTGTGATATCTAACACAAGCAATGGGGAGTCACCTTTATAAAGGGTTTAAAAGGACGGGTAAAATTTCCAGTGCTGCCGTTTCTcatcttaataaaatacaagagaaagagtttaaatgttcaaagcttTCTTTTGCTTGGAGCATAAAGTAACATATTAGTGCCTTCTGGCTCCTGCCGCTGAGCATTGCCAAACAGCTGGCTGAGAGAGGGACATGCTTTTCAGTTGCTTGCACCAAAGATCTATTGCCCCCCAACTGGGTCAGGTAATAAAACAAAGATCAAAGTGAATATGCAACTGGTTGTGAACCTAAAGAGGTCGTCACACTCACAGTTTAccttatttaatatttgatgaatatcataggattttattttgcCCTGGCaggtaaaacaataaaataaaataagaagaaTGCAGCACTAAAAGCATGACTTCATGCACGTCTCTCTTTAAATTATGCCATAGCACTGGCTTTAAGACAAGAAAGTCTTATCAACATTTTATGACATGTTTGTATGCAGAAACTTTTCCTATTTACTGAATATAAGATCACATGGAGGACAAAGTTCTTGACTGCTCAAAATAACTCTGAATTAGTTGAAATTTGAACATTACACACGTAAATATGAtcttttagatcttttttttccacaggtttTGAAAGGATTTTGAAACCCggtgtaataaataaatacaattgcaaAGACAATGCACAACACACATCAATTATATAAACACATTCTGAAGTCACATTAAATGTTCTATTCagcttaattttcttttcatgccACTTGCACAAACACAGAcgcatttaacaaataaaaataggcCCAGAGGAGGAGCTGGTCTAAAGGTTAGCGATTCAAATGATAATGAAACGTCGGTACAGATTTCCAAACAGCCTTTTCCCCTTTCAAAATTACAGCTTAAATCTATGAAACTCGTAAACACTCTTATTAATAACTGGGTATCCAGTTATTGAAGCACATGGGAACATAAAGCGAGCGTTCCTTTGACGTGGGGAAATAAAACCACAGCGAGCAATGTCCAGGAAGTGGCACAAACTCACCTGGTATCACGAATCCTCCGAGGAAAACAAGAAACCATAACCGATCCATGAGATAAAGTATGTTCCCTCAGACCCTGCTGTGATATTCCTTTAGCGGAGGTATACTGAAAGAAGACATGTATTCTAACGACCTCTCTCCACAGACTATCTCTCTGTTAACTCAAATCACAAGGGAAAAAGTGATTCGTGCGCACAAAGAGCACACACCTGAGGGGCGTAACCTGTTGCGTAAGCACGCCCACACAAACTGCCACCTTTAGAAACAACCCAAGTCTAATAAACGTTTGACTTGCGGCAAACTgagaaattcaaataatttttttgatttaTAATTACATGATAATAATTCATAAGGGAACGGCAGCGTATGCCATCTAGTGGTCACTAGTGGtaccaaaaataaactttaaagccAAGCCAGGAGTCAACAGAGGGACTGGGCTGTGTTGGGATGAGATTATTATTCAAGCAGTGTATTAACAACTAATACAACGTTTGTTTTGACGTTAAATATTGGCTTGTTTGaggaaaatgtggaaatatgaTGCTAATTCACATGTGTCTAATGATTCATCAGGTATTTTAGCTCCGCTATGCCTTTGACAATATTCAGACTCGTTGCAGGTTTTCATTTAAAGTCAAGgtaaaaccacaaacctctCTGATTAATCCTCTCCAGAACTTGGCACGTCCAAGTTTAGGATTTAGTAGAGAAATGATACGTAACATCCAAAGCTTATGGcattgttttataacccaaTCCTTCTTGAATCTTCTCCACTACTTTAATCCAGACCTGTTTGTTGGGCTGTTTGGTCTGCATGATGCGGTTTGCCTACTAATAACTCTAACAAACAGGTTTTCACACAACAGCTGCGTTCATAATTAGGAAAGGGACTATTGATTAATCAGACAACAGTCCATGTGAGCATCTTGCGGCAGCGGATGTTATTATCTCAGATGGATAGAAACTCCTTCCGTGATCTTTCCAGCTGCCTTTACCACCCGATGGTTGTTTAAGTCGCAGCAGAGCCACCTTGTGGACTTAATGAAGAACTGCTGCCACTGAATTGGATGCACATTGATTTCTCCTGGACACGTTGATGCTGATGGTTTTCTTAATGTCATGGACTGATGAGAAAAATTCTCCTTTGGGATTTTCTGATGGAGAGGAGAAATAGTGTATAGAAGCACAAATGGCAGGGAGGCATGTCAAAGGGAAACCAGATTCGACactagtgatgtgtcggtcgctaacgatccggctctaagagccggctctttgaagtgaacgattggaaccggctccacaatgggagccgttttaggatcctatttgggagccgggcttttttctacagtatatcgctgtctctccgcctccctgtcgttgtgcttgtgctctgcaagtgccagagccgatcgtttttccccacatcgtttgttttgtcctgcggtgcctcgctgtctctcctccccttctccctctccttgcgcgttttgctcttctgccagtgctagagcggagagttttttttccctcggtcggtccactgccctcatgtcaagcgtgtgctccacacatctgacccaTCACACATAACACTGAatattatttgatatttgtattGTGGCACCTTTTCTGTTATGAAGCTGCGTTGATACTTTTTCGTATTGTGGTgggtgtttgtatttatatttaagtgtttaatttattttaagttatttttgtggaagtgttgctattttgtgataatttaattggttataataaaatgtttatttataaagcattgttatgcggcatttttactcatcataagtgcttaacaatgtcaataatgaaacaaaatattataaaattaggtttaagctattaattaattaataatgtcaaaaatatatatggggagccgtttgggagccgaaagaacagaagagccattagagccgcatctcgaaaaggagccgaaaatcccatcactgtTCGACACAACACCGCCGGAGTTCTCCAGACACAGCATAGTTTACCTTATTGACACACCCACTGTTTGCCAGTTTAATTACTAGCTAACCTCTCTAACCGGTAGCAACAGCACAGAGCTCGAGTTAAGCCGTGGCTGAAGAACTACGGGTCTGACAGGAGCGGTATCACACCCTGTCAGCGTCAGGTGGTGCTTCGGATACATTTTACcgtgatttctttctttctttttttttttttttgacatgttcTGTTTAATGGCGTGTCTGTCACGCTGTCGTGGGTCATTAGCTTCGTAGCAGCTAACACGCTAACGTCAGATAAACCGCAACCCAACAGAGTTAATGCGATCTACTGTGTGATCTCTAAATACCCGCCTACATCCGTATCATTATGCTAGTCTGGCTGCTCCACTGCTGAGAGCTGCAGCGTCATGCTAATGTTTACTGGAGCTGTTTAATCAAATTGAACCCACAATCAAGACAGTCATCTTATCTTCCAGCGTTAACCACGGACTGGTGTAGAGTTTAACCTATTAACCAGCGGCGGGGTCTCCTCCTCCTGCATGATGAGTGGTGGTGATCTGAACCCAGCTGCAGTGCCTCTGCCAGTCGAGGATCGACAGGGTGATGGACGGTGGATGTCACAGGTATGTTCTGCACTCATAATTGTGTGCTAAATGCTTTAAGGCGCGGTGTTAAACTTGTTCATGTGTTTATGTTCAAATGATCGTGAGATGGCAATTAATCTGTCCTGTGATCCTGTAAATCCTGAAGAGTCTGCTTTTCCAGGGTTAAGGCTTGTGTGTTTTCAGTGCAACAGTCAATCTAGCTTGTTTAGTGGCGCCTTCTGGCAGGTCTTTGCAAGGTTAATCCTCTGAAGCTTGCACAACTAAGACAACCTGCTTTGCTTCAAGCCCTCGATCAGACGGCCAACCTGACGGGTCCTGGCTGTGATCAGCTTGTAGGATTTGTTCTAACTCGGATAGATCACTCTCATCTCCCTGCTGCTCTGATTGACAAAAAGTGATGTCACAGGATGCTTATCCTCAACTTCAGTAATGGTGCCTGTCAAAATTATTTGTACCACTTATACTGTATTTTcgcagtgttagttttctgccccagatgttttgtttgtttttttgcatgaagGGTTAAAAAGCTCAATTTTCGCTTTATCTAAGCAGAACACcgttttccacatgtttgctgtgccTCCTACATAACTTGTGTCAAACTTAACATCTTTCTTCCATAAAGGCAGGCCTGCATAATGTCAAGAAAACTGAACAGTGTAGTGTAATTGCTACACTGTGTACAGTGAATACTGCGAAAGGTATATCGATTACGATTCACCCATCTTTTCCTTCATCACAGTATCCTACCACACATCAATACCCAGATAGAACAGTGTAGACATGCCGTTTTGGGAAacactttacatttttgtgtgaaCAGATTTTGATGCCATTTCATAATCTAAACTTCTTCACAACTTGTGTGTTCCTTGGTGTTCGTGGTCAATGCTGGATTGGTTCGCAAAGCAACCAATCCAGGAGCGGCATTCAGTTTTCTTGCCAGTGATTGGTTGTAAATCCAAAAGCGTGAGACAAGGAAAACCATATATCTTAGCTTCTGCACTAATGCCAAGAAGATTTCCACTGTGCATACTAATGCATATTGTGGTCTATATATTgtgtgaattattaaaatagtcGGTCATAAGTGCTTTTTGAAAGGGTCTGAAGTATTCATGGATTAAAGCTATTCGGGAGCGTCTGCTGTCCCTAAAACCTATGAACACCAGggaaatactttataataaaattaaatacacacaGCTGATTTCTGAAAACCTGcttgctattttttatttagaggtgtcagagtaaagggagttaaataaaaatgtactccaaagaaataaacttagacAGTTTCAAGGTATAGAAGCGATATGAAGGCTTTTGAGAAGCATTGTACATAACATGAAGAATTTGGATGTGGTCTATCACATCTATGCCAGCAGTAACTaccctttgtgtgtgtgcgtgtgtgtgtgtgtgtgtgtgtgtgtgtgtggggtgggggggtgcctgtgtgtgtgttcagcatACAAGATTTGTGCAGGAGTGCAAAGATGGCGAACCAGAGGTTCTTTTTGTAGGGGACTCAATGGTGCAACTAATGGAGCAGTATGAGGTGAGGCAAACTGTGTGCATTGTTTTCATTGGATATTTGATCTACTTAGCAGTTTTGCTAAACATACACATTCTGCCAAATTAACATATTTCCAAAATTTGGATCTGTGGTAAGAATCGCTCAAAAGTGCTTTCCTTCATGTTACTTATATTTTATCATCACACTGTTCTGTCATATATGATTGCTGCAGTAAAGTTAAGCCATTTGtctttcattaaattaataGGAAGCAGCATGTTGTGCAGAGACTGTTTGTGCTACCAATGTGATAAAATGACTGacagacatgtttttgttttatttttattttctcgcAGTAATTTCATGTAAAATTGAGATTTGTTTTGCTCCCTAGATCTGGAAGGAGATGTTCTCTCCTCTTCATGCACTTAATTTTGGTCTAGCCGGTGACACCACCTGTAATGTGCTGTGGAGGCTGCAGAACGGAGAGCTAGAGAACATCCGCCCAAAGGTGGGAAAGCAAAACTAAAGCTCATTGGGCTTTTATACGGGTATTCAAGAAACGCCCTGAAGAGACTGTTCTCGGTTGTTCTATCAAGTGTGTTGCCTGATTTCTTTTGTGGAAAGCAATAAACTGACTCTCTGTGCTCTTGCTAAGGTGGTGGTTTTGTGGGTGGGAACCAACAATCACGACCACACAGCAGAGCAGGTTGCAGGAGGAATTGTTGCCATCGCACAACTACTCACTAACCGCCTTCCCAAAGCTAAGATTGTTGTCCTGGTGAGTTTATAAGTTAATGTGGATGCtcttagtttatttataaacttGTTACCGCTCTTGATAGGCTAGCTAACTGTAGTGATTTATTCCTAAGTCTCTGCTCTTGATGAAATTACACAAAACTCTTAGTATTTTTCATGGAAGCGACTATAGTAAAAAAGTGTTCATACTTCCATTGCTTCcaaaagaacaaagacaaaGTCTCCACAAAGTTTAATTAGTATATTTTTTCGATGTGCTGAACTGTAACAAGGAAACTGAAAAGCGACAAGGCCAAAATTGTTAGACCACATGTTCTTTCTTCACTTCTAAAACAAATGTGACCATtcaatttgctttaaaacaacACCTAAACATTCATTTAACCTTCACAACCACCCCTGGTTAATCAGTCAGCATTGAACTGTGCATAAGAGACTCTGGTCAGCAGAGGGCCAATGGTACTTGAACTACTCTCACgtttgttcaaaaaaaaaaaaaaaaagatatgcaCCAAAGAAAGAGCCTAGATCGTTATAGTGAGGGTGAAGGCCATTTCCAAACATTTCTTGGTGACAACGATGCATTATTGCAAAGCACCAAGATACAAAATCTCCTGTAAACAAACCCAGGCGTGCCTATaagtataatattttaaaaacttagaATAGAAAAATTATTAGACGTTAACAAGGATCCCTGTGTCTTTGCCGACATGTTTGTTGCTCAGCTGGTCTTTATTGGAGTTATTATTAGTCAAGGAAGATACTGTAGGTCTGAGagcttttcctctctttctaccaaaaactggatggcAAAAGTTTcgagtctggtgctttggtttcAACCAGCCCCTTTTtgtgaaggacagttttgtttacagagacttcagtattcattttatttgttgtttttatttatttattttggatatttaaaaggTCTTttagttccagtgttaagtgtttgttagaaattaaagttaattGATTATCGAGAAACTGTACTTAAATTTGTCatgaaaaaattactttagcAAGAGACTGGATGAGAAGATTACCATTGCATTACTTGAGAATGGGCtcagaaacacaaatttattgtttatcgcaataatttctgggacaatttattgtccatcagaatttatcgtgacaggcaTGATGGACAGCAGCTGTTTCTTCCCTATGGTTATTGCTGTTGTCTTTCCAACTTGGCAAACACAGTTATCTTTACACGAAGTCCATTATTTCAGTGTCCCTGCTTATATAGACGTGGTCACACTTGATGATGATCACttaatcaaatacattttactgaAGCGCCTCAAGTAGTGACTGTGTGGAacctgttgtgtgtttttgtacacATGGGTTGGAAATGTATTTAGAATCTGGATAAAAACTCGGTGGTTTTATTATATCCTGAAAAGCCAAACCCTAAATTACAGGAGGAGTTTTCCTGACGACTTCATGGATATTCCAACCCCCTCTGGTATCTGGTAATGTCAAAAATTCAAGCTGTGCTTACAAGCAGCAACGGCTGCAGACTAAAAATAGGATTCATCTGATAGAAGTAAGAATGAATGTCAGATTTGAGAAATGTAGAACAGCATTTGACACCTGTGAATGCACAGGTTTGAACGACTTGACGGAAGTCCTCTAAGTTTGACATGTCTTTGTGCCGTTGAGGGTTTGTTACCCCGCGGAGAGCAGCCCAACCCGCTGAGGGAGAAGAATGCCACAGTCAACAGGCTCCTGCGCTCCTGGCTGCCACGGCTGGGCCAGGCTCTGTTCTTGGACGTGAGCAACGAATTTCTCCACTCCGATGGGTCCATCAGCTCCCAGGACATGTTTGACTACCTCCACCTGACTCCAACAGGTTACAACACCCTTGCCAAGCCTCTCAGCGACCTGCTGCTTCAGATACTGGAGGAGACGCCCGAGGAGAGAAGGGCGTCGCTGGTTTAAGGGCTGTGAGTCCACCAGGAGAAATGTCTGACTTGGAGTAGGAGATCTAGAGCAGGGAGCTGGGAGTGGAGGAAGACGCTATGCCCGACATAGACACTGATTGCATTAGAAATCTGTAAGTTCAATTCACTGCAGctgcagatggaaaaaaaaaaaaacattgtacaaTGTCTGACATTGAGCCGTAGttctgaatataaatataaatctggaaaaatgaagaaaaaaatcttttttaatttttcattaccTCACCTTTGACTGTTTTGATGAGCAAACTAAGCGATCTGAAGTAAAGCCATCCAGTCACTTGGAAAGCCGCAGACCTCCTTTCAGGTTTACGTTCTATTGTAAACTTCTTGGTGTCTAAAAATGGATTATAAACATCACTAACCCGTACAGTTGCAATATAA from Xiphophorus maculatus strain JP 163 A chromosome 11, X_maculatus-5.0-male, whole genome shotgun sequence carries:
- the LOC102225997 gene encoding platelet-activating factor acetylhydrolase IB subunit beta-like isoform X1 — translated: MMSGGDLNPAAVPLPVEDRQGDGRWMSQGGACVCVQHTRFVQECKDGEPEVLFVGDSMVQLMEQYEIWKEMFSPLHALNFGLAGDTTCNVLWRLQNGELENIRPKVVVLWVGTNNHDHTAEQVAGGIVAIAQLLTNRLPKAKIVVLGLLPRGEQPNPLREKNATVNRLLRSWLPRLGQALFLDVSNEFLHSDGSISSQDMFDYLHLTPTGYNTLAKPLSDLLLQILEETPEERRASLV
- the LOC102225997 gene encoding platelet-activating factor acetylhydrolase IB subunit beta-like isoform X2 — encoded protein: MMSGGDLNPAAVPLPVEDRQGDGRWMSQHTRFVQECKDGEPEVLFVGDSMVQLMEQYEIWKEMFSPLHALNFGLAGDTTCNVLWRLQNGELENIRPKVVVLWVGTNNHDHTAEQVAGGIVAIAQLLTNRLPKAKIVVLGLLPRGEQPNPLREKNATVNRLLRSWLPRLGQALFLDVSNEFLHSDGSISSQDMFDYLHLTPTGYNTLAKPLSDLLLQILEETPEERRASLV